A window of the Lolium perenne isolate Kyuss_39 chromosome 7, Kyuss_2.0, whole genome shotgun sequence genome harbors these coding sequences:
- the LOC127313637 gene encoding uncharacterized protein yields MAAKLEQSSPARQPKPAMPPSLPPKLSMFGAKAGFVIPKNKIPGSMAIRKVEAPAAPKEEDAKPPQRKTKWGPDLASDPAVRKAKALAYQTRVEQINKELTSGALEMGGNEGSSVTAKGSTSDGAENPKENEGKIELLELEKREIIGEILQLNPGYKAPDDYKPLLKETKIPLPTEAHPGQNIIGVLIGPEKNTQKRLQEETGAKIRVYGTKKGNGEKAEVRQSDIHEARAAYKDLYIHVSADSYDKVDAAAALIELLLTPVSANSTDTSETAIVSSAVTSGVVNPADVQQGQSTASQPGLFQYQSYNAHWLPNPQSVAPSNPSSGPTPNPFPNNSLQLQHPVGSFSMPPYTGQPPHMNYMPRNPLPGPGFQLSMPNTQQPSHQFHANPSTGHPFGRPPASAYNLQPMSSSPAPLPVRPLQTPHASGGWPSYAPASQRPSQGAPSFIPMRPPISVSPLGAAPPLPGAVPSTTSQSNTSTSYGTQNPPRANFTPPATLHSRPSGGPQSFPSVSSQGPKLVQVPSSPAGAPPQTHYQPSMQMRPPMSTPPQMRGAPSPFPQAGPAPGNVHGMPFSGSANTGYSQTSIATPRPPRPSTGDFTFRPQAPPSANLPPSASQMGAQSNSPFGLPQGPPFRPANQGPISPVQGFQRPLDASHMGQARMHAPPSHFHGAFPGNPSPSEFRPFPPGNQPNRMPFHFMPPQQNPFPNANRQGGNPGGPNPIYDPFAPTSVPGGSKETTG; encoded by the exons ATGGCCGCGAAGCTGGAGCAATCCTCTCCTGCCCGACAACCGAAGCCCGCCATGCCGCCGTCTCTGCCCCCCAAGCTGTCAATGTTCGGGGCGAAAGCTGGATTCGTCATACCCAAGAACAAGATACCGGGCTCAATGGCCATCCGCAAGGTTGAGGCGCCGGCTGCGCCCAAGGAGGAGGACGCCAAACCTCCTCAGAGGAAAACGAAGTGGGGCCCTGATCTCGCCTCCGATCCCGCTGTCAGGAAAGCCAAGGCGTTGGCCTACCAG ACTCGAGTGGAGCAAATTAACAAGGAGCTGACATCTGGAGCTCTAGAGATGGGAGGAAATGAAGGTTCATCGGTTACCGCAAAGGGTTCAACTTCTGACGGTGCCGAAAATCCAAAAGAAAATGAG GGAAAGATTGAGCTCTTGGAGCTCGAAAAGCGAGAAATTATTG GAGAAATACTCCAATTAAATCCAGGATACAAAGCTCCTGATGATTACAAGCCATTACTCAAGGAGACAAAAATCCCTCTGCCT ACAGAAGCACATCCAGGACAAAACATTATTGGAGTTCTTATAGGACCTGAGAAAAATACCCAGAAGCGACTGCAAGAG GAAACTGGAGCTAAAATACGAGTATATGGGACTAAGAAAGGCAATGGTGAAAAG GCTGAGGTCCGCCAGTCAGATATACATGAAGCGCgagctgcttataaggacctatacatACATGTGTCAGCTGACTCTTATGATAAAGTTGATGCTGCAGCTGCATTGATTGAGCTGCTTCTTACTCCTGTCTCA GCAAATTCAACAGATACTTCAGAAACTGCGATTGTTTCTTCGGCAGTTACCTCTGGTGTTGTAAATCCAGCTGATGTGCAGCAGGGGCAGAGCACCGCTTCTCAGCCTGGCTTATTTCAGTACCAATCATATAATGCTCATTGGCTTCCCAATCCTCAAAGCGTTGCTCCATCAAATCCTTCTTCAGGGCCTACACCAAACCCATTCCCCAACAATTCTTTGCAGCTGCAACATCCTGTTGGTTCTTTCAGCATGCCACCATATACAGGACAACCTCCTCACATGAATTATATGCCAAGAAACCCACTGCCTGGTCCTGGATTTCAGCTGTCAATGCCGAACACTCAACAACCTTCACACCAGTTCCATGCCAACCCCTCCACTGGACATCCTTTTGGTAGACCACCTGCAAGTGCGTACAACCTGCAACCGATGTCATCTTCCCCTGCACCACTGCCAGTTAGACCCCTTCAAACACCCCATGCATCTGGAGGATGGCCAAGTTATGCCCCTGCTTCCCAGAGGCCTTCACAAGGTGCTCCAAGTTTTATTCCAATGAGACCTCCTATTTCTGTCTCGCCTCTTGGTGCAGCTCCACCCCTGCCAGGTGCTGTTCCATCTACCACTTCTCAGTCAAATACGTCCACCAGCTATGGAACTCAGAATCCGCCAAGAGCAAACTTCACTCCTCCAGCAACACTGCATTCCAGGCCTTCTGGCGGTCCCCAATCTTTTCCTTCAGTTTCATCTCAGGGTCCCAAGTTGGTGCAAGTACCATCTTCTCCTGCTGGAGCTCCACCGCAGACACATTACCAGCCGTCGATGCAAATGCGCCCTCCCATGTCAACACCTCCTCAAATGAGAGGCGCACCTTCACCTTTCCCTCAAGCTGGACCAGCACCCGGCAATGTGCATGGGATGCCTTTCTCAGGTTCAGCAAACACAGGCTATAGTCAGACATCAATAGCTACTCCGAGACCTCCACGTCCATCCACCGGTGATTTTACCTTTCGGCCTCAGGCGCCACCTTCGGCAAACCTACCACCTTCAGCCAGTCAAATGGGAGCTCAATCTAACTCTCCGTTTGGTTTACCCCAAGGCCCGCCCTTCCGTCCTGCAAATCAGGGTCCCATTTCCCCAGTTCAGGGTTTCCAAAGGCCTCTGGATGCAAGTCATATGGGTCAGGCCCGGATGCATGCTCCACCTTCACACTTTCATGGAGCATTCCCTGGGAATCCATCACCTAGCGAGTTTCGACCATTCCCTCCAGGGAATCAACCTAACAGAATGCCGTTTCATTTCATGCCACCTCAGCAGAATCCATTTCCAAATGCAAACAGGCAAGGCGGAAATCCAGGTGGCCCCAATCCGATATACGATCCTTTTGCGCCAACATCGGTGCCAGGAGGGAGTAAAGAAACAACAGGCTGA
- the LOC127313638 gene encoding uncharacterized protein, whose translation MFWDMAADSSMGMGMGLHQGGSSFHHHGMLSFQSNPDSAPAPAPAPPAAVFLPPPSAPAPQGAPPYKFVTGSPSDWTEYELAIFKEGLVRYAREPTIMKYIKIAAMLRTRTIRDVAIRCQWAAGKESRRRKPDEFYAGKRTRDLKEKMVASTSKANFQMAPPNNLVPFSTPMHYPGQNSLVTNEVPVVDNATQLLLEENFQLLSQISANIKTFKLGENMDLFLHTNNNIRTISKRMSETPGIMGQMRPLPEPVNEDSLNSLLQLDRVVACYGDILHNSHIKDEARS comes from the exons ATGTTCTGGGACATGGCCGCCGATTCCAGCATGGGCATGGGGATGGGCCTCCACCAGGGGGGCTCCTCCTTCCACCACCACGGCATGCTCTCCTTCCAGTCCAATCCCGATTCAGCTCCCGCTCCCGCTCCCGCGCCACCCGCTGCCGTCTTCCTCCCTCCCCCCAGCGCTCCCGCGCCCCAGGGGGCGCCGCCGTACAAGTTCGTCACGGGATCGCCCTCCGATTGGACGGAGTACGAACTCGCCATATTCAAGGAGGGCCTCGTCAG gtatgctcGTGAGCCCACCATTATGAAATACATCAAGATCGCTGCTATGCTGCGCACCAGGACTATTAGGGACGTCGCGATAAGATGCCAGTGGGCTGCT GGGAAGGAGAGCAGGAGGAGGAAGCCTGATGAATTCTATGCAGGGAAAAGGACAAGGGACTTGAAG GAGAAAATGGTCGCTTCTACCTCGAAAGCTAATTTCCAAATGGCGCCTCCAAATAATTTAGTCCCCTTTTCGACGCCTATGCATTATCCAGGACAAAATAGCCTTGTTACGAATGAAG TCCCTGTTGTGGATAATGCAACTCAGCTTCTTCTGGAGGAAAATTTCCAGTTACTCAGTCAGATCTCTGCAAATATTAAAACTTTCAAG CTGGGGGAGAATATGGATCTCTTTCTACATACGAATAACAATATCAGAACAATTTCGAAAAG AATGAGTGAGACGCCTGGTATCATGGGTCAGATGCGTCCGTTGCCAGAACCAGTAAATGAAGACAGCCTAAATTCACTTCTTCAACTGGATAGAGTG GTTGCATGTTATGGTGATATACTACATAACTCTCATATTAAAGACGAAGCACGAAGTTGA